In a genomic window of Cyclopterus lumpus isolate fCycLum1 chromosome 13, fCycLum1.pri, whole genome shotgun sequence:
- the med29 gene encoding mediator of RNA polymerase II transcription subunit 29: protein MASQQQQSGGLMSQPGLQPTSLQQQQQQQQQLSQQQDFDPVHKFKMLIPQLKESLQNLMKIASLNFAHNTTIDNGIKSSDTSVQRFDKSLEEFYALCDQLELCLRLAYECLSQSIDSAKHSPNLVPTATKPDTVQTESMSYTQYLGMIKSQISCAKDIHNALLECSKKISGKGPPQGIM, encoded by the exons ATGGcgtctcagcagcagcagtccggCGGGCTGATGTCTCAGCCCGGTTTACAGCCTACttcattacaacaacaacaacaacaacagcagcaattGAGCCAGCAACAAGACTTCGATCCAGTACATAAATTTAAGATGCTTATCCCACAATTAAAAGAGAGTTTGCAG aatCTCATGAAGATCGCATCCCTGAATTTTGCCCATAACACCACAATTGACAACGGCAT CAAAAGCAGCGACACCTCCGTTCAGCGCTTTGACAAGAGCCTCGAGGAGTTTTATGCTCTCTGCGATCAACTGGAGCTGTGTTTG CGGCTGGCATATGAGTGCCTCTCTCAGAGCATCGACAGCGCCAAACATTCACCCAACCTGGTCCCAACCGCCACCAAGCCAGACACAGTGCAGACAGAGTCCATGTCTTACACCCAATACCTCGGCATGATCAAGTCTCAGATCTCCTGTGCCAAAGATATCCACAACGCTTTGCTGGAGTGCTCCAAGAAGATCTCCGGGAAGGGACCGCCTCAGGGAATCATGTAG